In Leptospira saintgironsiae, the DNA window TTCGTTCCCTTCTGTAGGATATACCTGCATTCTTTTATCGCAGACTAAATGATTGAATAATGCAAATACAGACTTAGGATGAGAAACTTTATCTTCCATTCCGACTGAAACCAGAGTAGGGATCTTGATCTTTTTGGAAAAATTCAAACTATCAAAATAAGAAAGATTCTTTTTTACCTGAGCTTTTTTGGATTTTGCATTAGCAATCTGTTCCGAAACTTCTTTCGACCAGCTTGTTCCCAATTTTAATTGGGTATCATCCACATGGCAAAAATTAGGAGTTTCTAATATAAGTGCTTTTACTCTTGGAGAATTCGCGGCACCGAATAATGCCATAGAAGCTCCGATACCTTTTCCTGCTAGGATGATCTTATCTCCATCAATTCCGTCGGTAAGTCTTAAAAATTCAATAGTGCGGATCACATCTAAGTAATTTGCTTTTAAGAAGAAGGATTCTTTCGCTTCTAATCCTTTTCTGTAATATCCTGGGGTCCAATCCGGGTCAGGAATTTCTCCTTCTTTCAAAACTGGACGGATGAGTTGTGTGCCATGACCTCGAACGTCTAGGATAAGTTGTGCAACTCCAGCTTCTGTCAGACCCTTTATGATTTGAGGTCTGTCTTTTGCATAATCGTGGAAATATACTAGAACAGGAAGATCCCCTCTTTTTCTTGGGATCACCAAACTACCAGTAAGAGTAGCGTTTCCATAAGATTGGAAAGAAATATCGTAGATGGTTTCTTTTAAAATGGTCCCTTTGAGCAGGGCCTTGGTTTGGTTTTTAACCGGAAAACCTTTGAGTTCTCGGATCGACTCCGCCCAAAAATCGTCCAAATCCGCTGGAGGTGAGAAGGGAGGATAAGTCTGGAAGCACTCGTCGAA includes these proteins:
- a CDS encoding acetylxylan esterase — translated: MAISFDECFQTYPPFSPPADLDDFWAESIRELKGFPVKNQTKALLKGTILKETIYDISFQSYGNATLTGSLVIPRKRGDLPVLVYFHDYAKDRPQIIKGLTEAGVAQLILDVRGHGTQLIRPVLKEGEIPDPDWTPGYYRKGLEAKESFFLKANYLDVIRTIEFLRLTDGIDGDKIILAGKGIGASMALFGAANSPRVKALILETPNFCHVDDTQLKLGTSWSKEVSEQIANAKSKKAQVKKNLSYFDSLNFSKKIKIPTLVSVGMEDKVSHPKSVFALFNHLVCDKRMQVYPTEGNEAGIAGDKQNLANLEFAKEILFPE